AACTGGGCTTCGACGGCGCCATCGACTACAAGAGTGAAGACGTGCTGGCCGGCCTTAAACGCGAATGCCCGAAAGGCGTGGACGTTTATTTCGACAACGTCGGCGGCGATATCCTCGACGCGGTACTGAGCCGTCTGAACTTCAAGGCCCGCGTGGTGATCTGCGGCGCCATCAGCCAGTACAACAACAAGGAAGCGGTAAAAGGCCCGGCCAATTATCTGTCGCTGCTGGTCAACCGCGCGCGGATGGAAGGCTTCGTGGTGATGGACTACGCGGCGCAGTACGCCAGTGCCGCCCAGGAAATGGCCGGCTGGATGGCCAAGGGGCAGCTCAAGAGCAAGGAAGACATTGTCGAAGGCCTGGAAACGTTCCCGGAGACCCTGGGCAAACTGTTCAGCGGCGAGAACTTCGGCAAGCTGGTGTTGAAGGTCTGAAAACAAATCTGAAAACAAAGAAGGGAGCCATCAGGCTCCCTTCTTTGCATCTTCAGCTGTTCGCTCAGGCCAGTTCGGCAACCACCGCAGCCAGGGCCTTTGCCGGATCCGCTGCCTGGCTGATCGGACGGCCGATCACCAGATAATCGGAACCGGCATCCAGCGCCTGACGCGGGGTCAGGATGCGACGCTGGTCGTCCTGGGCGCTGCCGGCCGGACGAATCCCCGGGGTCACCAGTTGCAGCGACGGGTGCGCGGTTTTCAGCGCCGTGGCTTCCAGCGCCGAGCACACCAGACCGTCCATCCCGGCCTTTTCGGCCAGCGCTGCCAGACGCAGCACCTGCTCCTGCGGCTCGATATCCAGACCGATACCCGCCAGGTCCTCACGCTCCATGCTGGTCAGCACGGTCACGCCGATCAGCAGTGGTTGCGGGCCGCTGCGCTTGTCCAGCTCTTCACGGCAGGCCGCCATCATGCGCAGGCCACCGGAGCAGTGAACGTTGACCATCCACACGCCCATCTCGGCGGCAGCCTTGACCGCCATCGCCGTGGTGTTGGGAATGTCGTGGAATTTCAGGTCGAGAAAGACTTCAAAACCCTTGTCACGCAGGGTGCCGACGATTTCCGAGGCACAGCTGGTGAACAGTTCCTTGCCCACTTTGACCCGGCACAGTTTCGGGTCCAACTGGTCGGCCAGCTTCAGTGCGGCGTCACGGGTGGGGAAATCCAGGGCGACGATGATAGGAGTCTGGCAGGCGGACATGGATGGGCTCTCAGGCAAGTCGAAATCGGCGCGCATTGTAGCGGAACCGGCGGCGGCGCGGCACCCGATGATCGGTAAATCGTCGCGCCGGACGTGATCAGCATAGCCTTGCAGGGTATTGTGTCGAAGCCGATACACAACCGACACGCCGACAACATGCGTCCGCGCTAGCCTCGCCAGCCGCAACAAGTCCTTACAGCAGCCCTTCCCGCCTCACGGCCGGACGCCTATGCTGAAACCACAACCTCGCAGCCTATCTTTGTGGTTGGCGGCTTACTGGCAGATGAACAGCCTCATGCACAACTCCCATGTCTCCGTGAATGAAGAGCAGAAAGACGACAAGCGCTGGAGCATCCGCGCCCTGATCGTCGACGATGACGTGCCGATCCGCGAACTGATGATCGACTACCTGGCCCGTTTCAACATTCACGCCAGCGGCGTCACCGACGGCGCGGCCATGCGCCAGGCGATGCAGGCCGAGCATTTCGACGTGGTGGTGCTCGACCTGATGCTGCCCGGCGAAGACGGCCTGTCACTGTGCCGCTGGCTGCGCGCGGAATCGGACATCCCGATCCTGATGCTCACCGCCCGTTGCGAACCCACCGACCGCATCATCGGCCTGGAACTGGGTGCCGATGACTACATGGCCAAACCATTCGAACCCCGGGAACTGGTGGCGCGGATCCAGACGATTCTGCGCCGGGTGCGCGACGACCGCACCGAACAGCGTGCGAACATTCGCTTCGACAACTGGCGCCTGAACAGCGTCCTGCGTCAGTTGATCGCCGACGATGGTCTGGTCGTGCCGCTGTCCAACGCCGAATTCCGCCTGCTGTGGGTGTTCATCGAACGGCCGCGCCGGGTGCTCAGCCGCGAACAGTTGCTGGACGCCGCCCGTGGCCGCTCGATCGAGGCCTTCGACCGCAGCATCGACCTGTTGGTCTCGCGCCTGCGGCAAAAACTCGGCGATGACCCGAAAGCCCCGCAGTTGATCAAGACCGTACGCGGTGAAGGTTACCTGTTCGACGCACGGGACATCGGCTGATGCGGGGGCGCTTCGACACGCTGTTCAGTCGCCTGTTTGGCGTACTGTTCGTGGCGATTGTCCTGGCGCACCTGCTGGCTTTCGCCTGGTTCCACCATTACGGCCCGCCTCCGCCCCCTCCGCCGCCGGAATTTTCCCAGGGCGTCGAAGGACAACGTCCGCCACCGGATCCGCGCTTCGCCCACCGACCGCCGCGCCCCTGGTTCGGCGGGCCGCTGGTGCCACTGACCTTTCAGTTCATCTCGCTGATGATCGCTGCATGGTACGGCGCCAAACTCCTGAGCCGCCCGATCCAGCGTCTGAGCGACGCCGCCGAACGCCTCAGCGAAAACCTCGACAGCCCGCCGCTGGAAGAGTCCGGCCCGCGAGAGGCCCGGCAGGCAGCTCACACCTTCAACCTGATGCAGCAGCGGATTCGCGAACAGGTCCAGCAGCGCGCACGCATGCTCGGCGCCGTGTCCCATGACCTGCGCACGCCACTGTCGCGGCTGAAACTGCGCCTGGAACAGATCGACGACGACAAACTCCAGGGCCAGATGCGTCAGGACCTGAACGACATGATCGGCATGCTCGACGCCACCCTCACCTACCTGCACGAACAACGCACCAGCGAAGCACTGCAGATGATGGACGTGCAGGCACTGGTCGAATCCCTGTGCGAGAACGCTCAGGATCAGGGGGCCGACGTGCAGGTCAGCGGCCATTGCGCCCCCCTGGCGGTTCAGCCAATGGCCCTGCGCTCGTGCATCAATAACCTGATGGACAACGCCTTGCGCTATGCCGGGCAAGCACACATCGAGCTGCAGGATCAGCGCGAACACCTGCTGATCCGCGTCATCGACCACGGTCCGGGCATCGCCGCCGACAAGCGCGAAGCGGTGTTCGAACCGTTTTTCCGCCTGGAAGGCTCACGCAACCGCAACTCCGGCGGCGTCGGTCTGGGCATGACCATCGCCCGAGAAGCCGCGCAACGCCAGGGTGGCCAGTTGAACCTCGAAGAGACACCTGGCGGCGGCCTCACCGCCGTGATTCGCCTGCCACGACTGTAAGCCCGACTGTGTACCGTCCGGTACAAAACCCACATACCTGCGACACCTCACGCCTTGAGTCTGCAAGCGCCGGTTCATGAACCGGTTTTTCATTACAAGGAGTGAGCCCATGATCGGTAGCGTCAGCAACTACACGAGCTATACCAGCACCAGCAGCACTTCCACACAAAACGCCCGCAGCCAGCAACTGCAAAAGGAACTGTTCGCCAAACTCGACAGCAACGGCGACGGCGCGGTGGATCAGGACGAACTGAGCAGCGCCCTTTCGCAAAAATCCAGTGACGGTTTGCTGGTCAACCTGAGCAAACAATTCGGCGAACTGGACAGCGACAGCAACGGCAGCCTCAGCGCCGAAGAAATGGCCGCCATGGCCCCACCGCCACCACCCGACCACAACCAGGCCCCCGACACCGACCTGGCCGACGCCCTGATCAAAGCCCTCGACACCGACGGCGACGGCGCCATCAGCAGCGACGAACTCAGCAGCGGCCTGACCAGCGCCGGCAGCACCGCCGACAGCAGCAAAATCTTCTCGGCCCTGGACAAGAACAAGGACGGCGTCGTCAGCCAGGACGAACTCACCGCCAGCCTCACCCCGCCACCGCCACCACCCCGGGTATCCAGTGACGAACTGTTCAGCCAGCTCGACGCGGACGGCGACGGCAATGTGACGGCGACCGAGTTGAACAGTGTTTTGCAGGCCAGCGACAGCACCTCATCCTCCAACAGCGACACCAGCGCGGCGCTGCTCAAGGTGCTGGATAGCGACAGCAGTGGTGGCGTGAGCAGTGATGAATTGAAGGCCGCGTTACAGGCGGGGCGCCAGCGTCCGAGCGATGAACAGACCGCCAATGCCACTCAAACCACGACCGAAGCGTTGAACCGGATGATTGCCAATCTGAGCAAGCAGTATTCGCTCGGTAGTACGGCGTCGGTGGGCAAGTATTTGAATGTGGCGACTTGAGGTACATGCAAAAACAGGATGAGCGTTAGCTCGACAA
This genomic window from Pseudomonas kribbensis contains:
- a CDS encoding response regulator; amino-acid sequence: MNSLMHNSHVSVNEEQKDDKRWSIRALIVDDDVPIRELMIDYLARFNIHASGVTDGAAMRQAMQAEHFDVVVLDLMLPGEDGLSLCRWLRAESDIPILMLTARCEPTDRIIGLELGADDYMAKPFEPRELVARIQTILRRVRDDRTEQRANIRFDNWRLNSVLRQLIADDGLVVPLSNAEFRLLWVFIERPRRVLSREQLLDAARGRSIEAFDRSIDLLVSRLRQKLGDDPKAPQLIKTVRGEGYLFDARDIG
- the pyrF gene encoding orotidine-5'-phosphate decarboxylase; translation: MSACQTPIIVALDFPTRDAALKLADQLDPKLCRVKVGKELFTSCASEIVGTLRDKGFEVFLDLKFHDIPNTTAMAVKAAAEMGVWMVNVHCSGGLRMMAACREELDKRSGPQPLLIGVTVLTSMEREDLAGIGLDIEPQEQVLRLAALAEKAGMDGLVCSALEATALKTAHPSLQLVTPGIRPAGSAQDDQRRILTPRQALDAGSDYLVIGRPISQAADPAKALAAVVAELA
- a CDS encoding sensor histidine kinase produces the protein MRGRFDTLFSRLFGVLFVAIVLAHLLAFAWFHHYGPPPPPPPPEFSQGVEGQRPPPDPRFAHRPPRPWFGGPLVPLTFQFISLMIAAWYGAKLLSRPIQRLSDAAERLSENLDSPPLEESGPREARQAAHTFNLMQQRIREQVQQRARMLGAVSHDLRTPLSRLKLRLEQIDDDKLQGQMRQDLNDMIGMLDATLTYLHEQRTSEALQMMDVQALVESLCENAQDQGADVQVSGHCAPLAVQPMALRSCINNLMDNALRYAGQAHIELQDQREHLLIRVIDHGPGIAADKREAVFEPFFRLEGSRNRNSGGVGLGMTIAREAAQRQGGQLNLEETPGGGLTAVIRLPRL
- the xopAW gene encoding EF-hand domain-containing protein, translating into MIGSVSNYTSYTSTSSTSTQNARSQQLQKELFAKLDSNGDGAVDQDELSSALSQKSSDGLLVNLSKQFGELDSDSNGSLSAEEMAAMAPPPPPDHNQAPDTDLADALIKALDTDGDGAISSDELSSGLTSAGSTADSSKIFSALDKNKDGVVSQDELTASLTPPPPPPRVSSDELFSQLDADGDGNVTATELNSVLQASDSTSSSNSDTSAALLKVLDSDSSGGVSSDELKAALQAGRQRPSDEQTANATQTTTEALNRMIANLSKQYSLGSTASVGKYLNVAT